One Campylobacter concisus DNA window includes the following coding sequences:
- a CDS encoding phosphomannomutase/phosphoglucomutase, translating to MKYDEIFREYDIRGIFEKDLTEDSVKAIGLALGKKFNEFGVKTLSVGFDARLSASTLFRYLLSGLNKAGGFKIYNIGLLPTPVGYFSVYADYFDANIMITGSHNPKDYNGFKITIKKDSFFGKDLQILKDKVNEIIASNLEIADDESCEKFNILEKYVEFFVKEFSELKNFKKPFVIDCANGAVGVSLVPIVKALGLNAKILYEDPDGNFPNHHPDPSEKENLKEIFSLIEKKEFDLGFGFDGDGDRIAVITPKRDIKGDELAYLYALNMKHPKVLGEVKCSQNMYDEIAKIGEVFMGKTGHSNIKKMMKELNVDLAAEVSGHIFFKERYFGFDDALYAMMRVLELVHKGFDLDGELDKMPLVFSTDEIKIKTTDEAKFKIVAKLKECVKNEGCDLPKIKNIIDIDGIRIQFENGWALVRASNTTPVIVTRFEAKSKEFLAEIEQKVTNLLKSLM from the coding sequence ATGAAATATGATGAAATTTTTAGAGAATACGACATCCGTGGCATTTTTGAAAAAGACTTGACAGAAGATAGCGTCAAGGCTATAGGGCTTGCTTTGGGTAAGAAATTTAACGAATTTGGCGTGAAAACTTTAAGCGTTGGCTTTGACGCAAGGCTAAGTGCTAGCACGCTTTTTAGGTATCTGCTAAGTGGTCTAAACAAGGCTGGTGGCTTTAAAATTTATAACATCGGCTTGTTACCAACTCCTGTTGGCTACTTTAGTGTTTATGCTGATTATTTTGACGCAAACATCATGATCACGGGCTCTCACAACCCAAAAGACTATAATGGCTTTAAGATCACCATTAAAAAAGATAGTTTCTTTGGTAAAGATCTGCAAATTTTAAAAGATAAGGTGAATGAGATAATCGCCTCAAATTTAGAGATCGCAGACGATGAGAGCTGTGAGAAATTTAATATCTTAGAAAAATACGTTGAGTTTTTTGTAAAAGAATTTAGCGAGCTTAAAAATTTCAAAAAGCCTTTTGTCATAGACTGCGCAAATGGCGCTGTTGGCGTGAGCTTGGTGCCTATCGTCAAGGCACTTGGGCTAAATGCGAAAATTTTATATGAAGATCCAGACGGAAATTTCCCAAATCACCACCCAGACCCAAGCGAAAAAGAGAATTTAAAAGAGATATTTTCACTCATCGAAAAAAAAGAATTTGACCTTGGATTTGGCTTTGACGGAGATGGTGACAGGATCGCCGTGATAACTCCAAAAAGAGATATAAAAGGCGATGAGCTAGCCTATCTTTATGCGCTAAATATGAAACATCCAAAGGTGCTTGGCGAGGTAAAATGCTCACAAAATATGTATGATGAGATCGCAAAAATCGGCGAAGTTTTCATGGGTAAGACCGGACACAGTAATATAAAAAAGATGATGAAAGAGCTAAATGTTGATCTTGCGGCTGAAGTGAGCGGCCATATCTTCTTTAAAGAGCGATACTTTGGCTTTGACGATGCGCTTTATGCGATGATGAGGGTGCTTGAGCTAGTTCATAAGGGCTTTGATCTTGACGGCGAGCTTGATAAGATGCCGCTTGTCTTTAGCACCGATGAGATCAAGATAAAGACGACTGACGAGGCTAAATTTAAGATAGTAGCCAAGCTAAAAGAGTGCGTGAAAAATGAAGGCTGCGACCTGCCAAAGATAAAAAATATCATAGACATTGATGGTATTAGAATTCAGTTTGAAAATGGCTGGGCACTGGTGCGTGCGTCAAATACAACGCCAGTTATCGTCACTAGATTTGAGGCAAAGAGCAAGGAATTTCTTGCAGAGATCGAGCAAAAAGTGACAAATTTACTAAAGAGCTTGATGTAG
- a CDS encoding tryptophanyl-tRNA synthetase: MKKVAYIVTALVLIILCIFGFIFSSFGNKFIASKIEKEALARGIDVKFKDFNLGLSTLNLEATVMDAINLKANGDLSLLAQSMSLNIDINANKAKASELGLKKDVALKANVAGKFSDFKLTATGTALGSNINLNANLKDYLPKALNLDAKNIELSEISALAKKPNLASGKLDLTSNMQGVDEKNEPIINAQILTSDAAINKEILKNEFGLNLAKDISFKGGVNAKFANEKVSAKTIIIAPKATLKANETTYDLASKNLKSDFSLNVPDLALFGKLLGEQLSGAVDANGEITMQENALKSLKAEINGLGGKINANFDSKNLALNAANIKLKELLSLALQPSYADGQINLNANFSGFDELKKLAGEAKLEIKNGLIDNGLAKLKNAAKFELKGGATAKGELVNFDANVLSDLGELKDVKGVFDIKNSQIFSKFALLISDPEKFKAVSGFEVGSKMALAGDVKVKNSKIDELNLGGDAFAGKLNATIKNENLDLSLKEAQLGEILALSGNDRLANAKANLQAKGQNIFSKSPSVAATITLNDGKFNAAALSKMLDKKFPENEKFSSNLSLDYKGDMAKFSGDFLSSLADIKGIDGSFNVGKSTLSLKLQAVVSELNKLAFLAGRELHGKFAALVTANGKVDDLSVKVTSDDLFKGKLEANYKSSTLDAVLKNFEVKGLTQTLGLEHLYDGNGNAKFDYETKQKLGKFDILLKEGHLASTNLTNNIKTFTGKDITKEIYKDGKIYGDIKGDNVIFNVNLSSPKSDIKVSNGTYNTATKMLNAPLVCRLEKTDLNVQISGTTDKLKYDVRSQYLENKVKKEIGRFLDKKLGKDDDASGEKQNLKGLLKGLF; the protein is encoded by the coding sequence ATGAAAAAAGTAGCCTACATAGTAACGGCTTTGGTGCTGATAATCCTTTGCATTTTTGGCTTTATCTTTAGCTCTTTTGGCAATAAATTTATAGCCAGCAAAATAGAAAAAGAGGCACTAGCTCGTGGTATCGATGTCAAATTTAAAGATTTTAACCTTGGGCTTAGCACTCTAAATTTAGAAGCGACCGTGATGGATGCCATAAATTTAAAGGCAAATGGCGACCTCTCCTTGCTTGCTCAAAGTATGAGCTTAAACATAGATATAAATGCCAACAAGGCAAAGGCTAGCGAGCTTGGGCTAAAAAAGGATGTCGCTCTTAAAGCAAATGTGGCTGGTAAATTTAGCGACTTCAAGCTAACGGCCACTGGCACGGCGCTTGGTTCAAACATAAATTTAAACGCAAATTTAAAAGACTACCTGCCAAAAGCTCTAAATCTTGACGCTAAAAATATCGAGCTTTCTGAGATATCAGCTCTTGCCAAAAAGCCAAATTTAGCTAGCGGCAAGCTTGATCTAACGAGCAATATGCAAGGAGTTGATGAGAAAAATGAACCCATCATAAACGCTCAAATTTTAACTAGCGACGCAGCGATAAACAAAGAAATTCTTAAAAATGAATTTGGGCTAAATTTAGCAAAAGATATAAGCTTTAAAGGTGGCGTAAATGCCAAATTTGCAAATGAAAAAGTGAGCGCAAAAACCATTATCATCGCACCTAAAGCCACTCTAAAAGCAAACGAGACGACTTATGATTTAGCTAGTAAAAATTTAAAGAGCGACTTTTCGCTAAATGTGCCTGATCTTGCCCTTTTTGGCAAGCTCTTAGGCGAGCAACTAAGCGGCGCTGTGGATGCAAACGGCGAAATTACAATGCAAGAAAATGCTCTTAAAAGTCTAAAAGCTGAGATAAACGGGCTTGGTGGCAAGATAAATGCAAATTTTGATAGCAAAAACTTAGCCCTAAACGCGGCTAACATCAAGCTAAAAGAGCTTCTATCGCTTGCCTTGCAGCCTAGCTACGCAGACGGACAGATAAATTTAAACGCAAATTTTAGCGGCTTTGATGAGCTAAAAAAACTTGCGGGCGAGGCTAAACTTGAGATAAAAAACGGTCTTATAGATAATGGGCTTGCAAAGCTTAAAAACGCAGCTAAATTTGAGCTAAAAGGCGGTGCCACCGCAAAAGGTGAGCTTGTAAATTTTGACGCAAACGTGCTTAGTGACCTTGGCGAGCTAAAGGATGTAAAGGGCGTTTTTGACATAAAAAACAGCCAAATTTTTAGCAAATTTGCCCTGCTCATTAGCGACCCTGAGAAATTTAAAGCGGTCAGTGGCTTTGAGGTGGGCTCAAAGATGGCGCTTGCGGGCGATGTGAAGGTCAAAAACAGCAAGATAGATGAGCTAAATTTAGGCGGCGATGCCTTTGCTGGCAAGCTAAACGCCACCATAAAAAATGAAAATCTTGATCTTAGCCTAAAAGAGGCGCAGCTAGGAGAAATTTTAGCACTTAGCGGCAACGACAGACTGGCAAACGCCAAGGCAAATCTCCAAGCAAAGGGGCAAAATATCTTTAGCAAAAGCCCAAGTGTCGCTGCAACGATCACTTTAAATGATGGTAAATTTAACGCCGCAGCGCTTAGCAAAATGCTCGATAAAAAATTCCCTGAAAATGAGAAATTTAGCTCAAATTTGAGCCTAGACTATAAAGGCGACATGGCAAAATTTAGTGGCGACTTTCTTAGCTCGCTAGCTGATATAAAGGGCATAGATGGCAGTTTTAACGTGGGCAAAAGCACGCTAAGCTTAAAGCTTCAAGCGGTAGTTTCAGAGCTAAATAAGCTTGCATTTTTAGCTGGCCGCGAGCTTCACGGTAAATTTGCAGCCCTAGTAACAGCAAATGGCAAAGTGGATGATCTAAGTGTGAAAGTCACTTCAGATGATCTGTTTAAGGGCAAACTAGAGGCAAACTACAAAAGCAGTACGCTTGATGCGGTGCTAAAAAACTTTGAGGTCAAAGGGCTAACGCAGACTTTGGGGCTAGAGCATCTATATGACGGCAACGGCAATGCTAAATTTGACTACGAGACGAAGCAAAAGCTCGGTAAATTTGACATCTTACTAAAAGAGGGTCACCTAGCCAGCACAAATCTCACAAACAATATAAAAACCTTCACCGGCAAGGACATCACAAAAGAAATTTACAAAGACGGCAAAATTTACGGCGATATAAAGGGTGACAACGTCATCTTTAACGTAAATTTAAGCTCGCCAAAGAGCGATATAAAGGTTTCAAACGGCACTTATAATACCGCCACAAAAATGCTTAATGCGCCGCTTGTTTGCAGGCTAGAAAAGACCGACCTAAACGTGCAAATCTCAGGCACGACAGACAAGCTAAAATACGACGTCAGGTCGCAATATCTCGAGAATAAGGTCAAAAAAGAGATAGGTAGATTTTTAGATAAAAAGCTGGGCAAAGATGATGACGCAAGCGGCGAAAAGCAAAATTTAAAGGGGCTTTTAAAAGGGCTATTTTAG
- a CDS encoding MFS transporter, which yields MKKAENLKYLMGLGHFCSDINQSALGAMLPFFIASYHYDYATAASLVTATNLASSLIQPLIGRLSDKKELPYVIPLGLLLAGGGMSLTGFVTNYYIILLCVMISGIGAALFHPSAAKIVNYASNAKNRAKSISIFSFGGNVGFAVGPILVAVFVGNFGLKGTLVFIIPQIFLTLLYLKKGKFIKALEGNHKKQISQKTSALKDDLGAFLRLCLCIFSRSIVAFGFSAFFSIYLIKIFGLSKETANVNLSMFFAAGAISTLFGGALADRYGLVRLIKISLSIAAPLVVLMLFIDSYALFLVASMCVSACISLSFSPSIALAQLYLPNQIGLASGVTLGLSITIGGIFATVIGKIADIFSLTHSFYFIAAVSLICAVSSYFLKPVSKI from the coding sequence ATGAAAAAGGCGGAAAATTTAAAGTATCTAATGGGGCTTGGGCACTTTTGTAGCGACATAAACCAAAGCGCGCTTGGTGCGATGCTGCCCTTTTTCATCGCGAGCTACCACTACGACTACGCTACAGCCGCCTCGCTCGTGACCGCCACAAATTTAGCAAGCTCGCTCATCCAACCACTTATCGGCCGACTAAGCGACAAAAAAGAGCTACCATACGTCATCCCGCTTGGGCTACTGCTTGCGGGCGGTGGCATGAGCCTAACTGGCTTTGTCACAAACTACTACATCATCTTGCTTTGCGTGATGATAAGCGGTATCGGCGCCGCGCTCTTTCACCCAAGTGCCGCAAAGATCGTAAACTACGCCTCAAACGCCAAAAATAGAGCCAAAAGCATAAGCATATTCTCTTTTGGTGGCAACGTGGGCTTTGCAGTTGGACCCATTTTAGTCGCCGTTTTTGTGGGAAATTTTGGCCTAAAAGGGACGCTGGTCTTTATAATCCCTCAAATTTTTCTAACGCTTTTATACCTTAAAAAGGGCAAATTTATAAAAGCGCTAGAAGGCAATCACAAAAAGCAAATTTCACAAAAAACAAGCGCTCTAAAAGACGATCTGGGCGCATTTTTGAGGCTTTGTCTGTGTATATTTTCACGCTCGATTGTCGCTTTTGGCTTTTCGGCATTTTTTAGCATCTATCTCATCAAAATTTTTGGTCTTAGCAAAGAGACTGCAAATGTAAATTTAAGTATGTTTTTTGCTGCAGGTGCGATCTCTACGCTATTTGGCGGAGCACTAGCTGATAGATACGGCTTAGTTAGGCTCATCAAAATAAGCCTAAGCATCGCCGCGCCGCTAGTCGTGCTAATGCTCTTTATCGACAGCTACGCGCTATTTCTCGTGGCCTCCATGTGCGTGAGTGCCTGCATCAGCCTATCTTTTAGCCCATCAATCGCCCTTGCACAGCTTTATCTGCCAAATCAAATCGGCCTAGCCTCTGGCGTAACGCTTGGGCTTAGCATAACAATCGGCGGTATATTTGCGACGGTCATCGGCAAGATCGCTGACATCTTTAGCCTAACGCACTCATTTTACTTTATCGCCGCAGTATCGCTCATCTGCGCGGTTTCTAGCTACTTTTTAAAGCCGGTTAGCAAGATATAA
- the groL gene encoding chaperonin GroEL (60 kDa chaperone family; promotes refolding of misfolded polypeptides especially under stressful conditions; forms two stacked rings of heptamers to form a barrel-shaped 14mer; ends can be capped by GroES; misfolded proteins enter the barrel where they are refolded when GroES binds), which translates to MAKEIFYSDDARNRLYEGVKKLNDAVKVTMGPRGRNVLIQKSFGAPNITKDGVSVAKEVELKDTIENMGASLVREVASKTNDQAGDGTTTATVLAHAIFKEGLRNVTAGANPIEVKRGMDKEVAALIDALKNISKKVSGSKEIAQIATISANSDESIGKLIADAMEKVGKDGVITVEEAKSIQDELSVVEGMQFDRGYLSPYFITNPEKMQVELSNPFILLFDKKITNLKDLLPVLEQVQKSGKPLLIIAEDIEGEALATLVVNKLRGVLNISAVKAPGFGDRRKAMLEDIAILTGGEVISEELGRTLESATINDLGQASSVVIDKDNTTIVNGAGEKSAIDARITQIKAQIAETTSDYDKEKLQERLAKLSGGVAVIKVGAATETEMKEKKDRVDDALSATRAAVEEGIVVGGGSALILASKSVNLNLQGDEAIGAEIVRRALRAPLRQIAENAGFDAGVVANAVETSKDANFGFNAATGEYVNMFEAGIIDPVKVERVALQNAVSVASLLLTTEATISEIKEEKAMPAMPDMGGMGGMGGMM; encoded by the coding sequence ATGGCAAAAGAAATTTTTTACTCTGATGATGCAAGAAACCGCCTATACGAGGGCGTAAAAAAACTAAATGACGCTGTAAAAGTGACAATGGGACCAAGAGGCAGAAATGTCCTTATCCAAAAGAGCTTTGGCGCTCCAAACATCACAAAAGACGGCGTTAGCGTGGCTAAAGAGGTTGAGCTAAAAGATACTATCGAAAATATGGGTGCAAGCCTAGTTAGAGAAGTAGCTAGCAAGACAAACGACCAAGCAGGTGACGGCACTACAACAGCGACTGTGCTAGCTCACGCGATATTTAAAGAGGGTCTTAGAAACGTAACTGCTGGCGCAAATCCTATCGAAGTAAAACGCGGTATGGATAAAGAAGTAGCAGCTCTTATAGATGCACTAAAAAACATCTCTAAAAAAGTTTCTGGCTCAAAAGAGATCGCTCAGATCGCTACTATCTCTGCGAACTCAGACGAGAGCATCGGTAAGCTTATCGCTGATGCGATGGAAAAAGTCGGCAAAGATGGCGTCATAACAGTAGAAGAGGCAAAGTCTATCCAAGACGAGCTAAGTGTTGTTGAGGGTATGCAGTTTGACCGCGGATATCTAAGCCCATACTTCATCACAAACCCTGAAAAGATGCAAGTTGAGCTAAGCAATCCATTTATATTATTATTTGACAAGAAGATCACAAATTTAAAAGACCTGCTTCCAGTGCTTGAGCAAGTACAAAAGAGCGGCAAACCACTTCTAATCATCGCTGAAGATATCGAAGGTGAGGCACTTGCAACGCTTGTTGTAAATAAACTTCGTGGCGTGCTAAACATCTCAGCTGTTAAAGCTCCTGGCTTTGGCGACAGAAGAAAAGCTATGCTTGAAGATATCGCTATCTTAACAGGTGGCGAAGTCATTAGTGAAGAGCTAGGCAGAACACTTGAGAGTGCCACTATAAACGACCTTGGACAAGCTTCAAGCGTAGTTATCGACAAAGACAACACTACTATCGTAAATGGCGCAGGCGAGAAGTCAGCGATCGACGCTAGAATAACTCAGATCAAAGCACAAATCGCTGAGACTACAAGCGACTATGACAAAGAAAAACTTCAAGAGCGCCTTGCAAAACTAAGCGGCGGCGTGGCAGTTATCAAAGTAGGTGCTGCGACTGAGACTGAGATGAAAGAGAAAAAAGACCGCGTAGATGACGCTCTAAGCGCTACTCGTGCAGCTGTTGAAGAGGGCATCGTAGTAGGTGGCGGTTCAGCTCTTATCCTTGCTTCAAAGAGCGTAAATTTAAATTTACAAGGCGATGAGGCAATCGGTGCTGAGATCGTTAGAAGAGCGCTTCGTGCTCCACTTCGCCAAATCGCTGAGAACGCTGGCTTTGACGCAGGCGTAGTAGCAAATGCAGTTGAGACAAGCAAAGATGCAAATTTTGGCTTTAACGCTGCAACTGGCGAATATGTAAATATGTTTGAAGCTGGTATCATTGATCCAGTTAAAGTTGAGAGAGTTGCGCTTCAAAATGCTGTTAGCGTGGCTAGCTTGCTACTAACGACTGAGGCAACTATCAGCGAGATAAAAGAAGAAAAAGCAATGCCTGCAATGCCTGACATGGGCGGAATGGGTGGCATGGGCGGCATGATGTAG
- the uvrB gene encoding excinuclease ABC subunit UvrB → MSKFEISSKFSPSSDQARAIKEIVKSIKSGNKYQTLLGVTGSGKTFTMANVIRELNMPTLIMTHNKSLAAQLYSEFKGFFPKNHVEYFISYYDYYQPEAYIPRSDLYIEKDSSVNDELERLRLSATASLLSFDDVVCVASVSANYGLGNPSEYKGMVAYLNVGDKINQRTLLQKLVDMGYKRNDVYFDRGDFRVNGDVVDVYPAYFNDEAFRIEFFGDEIETMYSLDVLENKKRHDLKKFILYPTSQFIVGADRLKIAMKEIEEELDVRLKEFNEQGKLVEAQRLKQRVEFDLEMMASTGMCKGIENYARHLTGQKPGETPYSMFDYFEISGEDYLVIVDESHVSLPQFRGMYAGDRSRKEVLVEYGFRLPSALDNRPLKFDEFISKKAKFLFVSATPNEYELGISQGHVYEQILRPTGLLDPLIEIKDSDNQVEALFDEAKAVIARGERVLVTVLTKKMAEELSRYYIELGVKVKYMHSDIDAIERNEIIRGLRSGEFDMLIGINLLREGLDLPEVSLIAIMDADKEGFLRSTTSLIQTMGRAARNVNGKVLMFAKKITKSMKEAIDTTTARRKFQDEYNKAHGITPHSASRNIEESLHVEDGTEILRKGANLEKMPASERAAIVKELRKQMLEAAAQLEFEKAAALRDEIAKMRKL, encoded by the coding sequence ATGAGTAAATTTGAAATTTCATCTAAATTTAGCCCAAGCAGCGACCAAGCAAGAGCTATAAAAGAGATAGTAAAAAGTATAAAATCAGGCAATAAATATCAAACACTTCTAGGCGTCACAGGATCTGGCAAGACCTTTACCATGGCAAATGTCATACGCGAGCTAAATATGCCAACGCTCATCATGACGCACAATAAATCCCTTGCCGCTCAGCTTTACAGCGAATTTAAGGGCTTTTTCCCAAAAAACCACGTGGAGTACTTCATAAGCTACTACGACTACTATCAGCCAGAGGCCTACATCCCACGAAGCGACCTATATATAGAAAAGGATAGCTCGGTAAATGATGAGCTTGAGCGCCTGCGTCTCTCTGCGACTGCTAGCTTGCTAAGCTTTGATGACGTCGTCTGTGTGGCTTCAGTCTCTGCAAACTACGGCCTTGGTAATCCAAGCGAGTATAAAGGCATGGTCGCATACCTAAACGTCGGCGATAAAATCAACCAGCGCACGCTACTGCAAAAGCTAGTGGATATGGGATACAAGCGAAACGACGTTTATTTCGATCGTGGCGACTTTCGCGTAAACGGCGACGTGGTGGACGTATATCCCGCATATTTTAACGACGAGGCGTTTAGGATCGAGTTTTTCGGCGACGAGATCGAGACGATGTATAGCCTGGACGTGCTGGAAAACAAAAAAAGACACGACCTGAAAAAATTTATCCTCTACCCGACCAGCCAGTTTATCGTGGGCGCTGATAGGCTAAAGATCGCTATGAAAGAGATCGAAGAGGAGCTTGATGTGCGCTTGAAAGAATTTAACGAGCAGGGCAAGCTTGTTGAGGCGCAGAGACTAAAGCAAAGAGTGGAGTTTGACCTTGAGATGATGGCAAGCACGGGCATGTGTAAAGGCATCGAAAACTACGCACGCCACCTAACTGGACAAAAGCCCGGAGAGACGCCATACTCGATGTTTGACTACTTTGAGATAAGTGGCGAGGACTATCTAGTTATCGTCGATGAGAGCCATGTGAGTTTGCCGCAGTTTAGGGGCATGTATGCAGGCGATAGGAGCCGTAAAGAGGTGCTTGTGGAGTATGGATTTCGCTTGCCATCAGCGCTTGATAACAGGCCGCTTAAATTTGACGAGTTTATAAGCAAAAAGGCTAAATTTCTCTTTGTCTCAGCCACGCCAAACGAGTATGAGCTTGGTATCAGCCAGGGCCACGTCTATGAGCAAATTTTGCGACCTACGGGACTGCTTGATCCTTTGATCGAGATAAAAGATAGCGACAACCAGGTTGAAGCGCTATTTGACGAGGCAAAGGCAGTTATCGCTAGAGGTGAGCGTGTGCTTGTCACGGTGCTAACTAAAAAGATGGCCGAGGAGCTAAGCCGCTACTACATCGAGCTTGGCGTCAAGGTCAAGTATATGCACTCAGACATCGACGCGATCGAGCGAAATGAGATCATTAGGGGGCTTAGAAGCGGCGAATTTGACATGCTAATAGGCATAAATTTGCTCCGTGAGGGGCTTGACCTGCCTGAAGTGAGCTTGATAGCGATCATGGACGCTGATAAAGAGGGCTTTTTGCGCTCGACAACGAGCCTTATACAGACGATGGGGCGCGCGGCTAGAAACGTAAATGGCAAGGTGCTAATGTTTGCCAAAAAGATAACTAAGTCCATGAAAGAGGCGATCGATACGACGACTGCTAGACGTAAATTTCAAGATGAATACAACAAAGCTCACGGCATAACGCCACACTCTGCAAGTAGAAATATCGAAGAGAGTCTGCACGTCGAGGACGGTACGGAGATTTTAAGAAAAGGCGCAAATCTGGAAAAAATGCCTGCGAGCGAGCGAGCCGCGATCGTAAAAGAGCTAAGAAAGCAGATGCTTGAAGCGGCAGCGCAGCTGGAGTTTGAGAAGGCGGCGGCATTACGTGACGAGATAGCAAAGATGAGAAAACTTTAA
- the groES gene encoding co-chaperone GroES yields MNFQPLGKRVLVERVEETKTTASGIIIPDNAKEKPLSGEVKAVGAEAEGVKVGEKVVFAKYAGTEVNLDDKTYLVLNIDDILGVIK; encoded by the coding sequence ATGAACTTTCAACCATTAGGCAAGCGTGTCCTAGTCGAACGCGTAGAAGAGACAAAGACGACAGCTTCGGGCATAATTATACCTGATAACGCAAAAGAAAAACCTTTAAGCGGCGAGGTAAAAGCAGTTGGTGCTGAAGCTGAGGGCGTAAAAGTTGGTGAAAAAGTAGTATTTGCTAAATACGCTGGCACTGAGGTAAATTTAGATGATAAAACATATCTTGTTTTAAACATCGATGACATTTTAGGCGTGATTAAATAA
- a CDS encoding cysteine ABC transporter substrate-binding protein: protein MRKFKFFLLALVATVFLTGCGDDKGADKAAASNQADTIAKIKERGYIRIGVFSDKPPFGYVDKDGKNQGYDIYFAKRIAKDLLGDESKVKFELVEAAGRVEVLTADKVDITLANFTKTPERAQVVDFALPYMKVSLGIVSPEGAVIKSVDELKDKTLIVNKGTTADAFFTKNYPDIKLLKYDQNTETFAALVDKRGAALAHDNALLFAWAKETPGFVVGVEALGDVDVIAPAVKKGNKALLDWLNNEIIELGKENFFHKDYDATLKPIYGDSVNPESLVVEGGKL from the coding sequence GTGAGAAAATTTAAATTTTTCTTATTAGCATTAGTCGCTACCGTCTTTCTAACGGGTTGTGGTGATGACAAAGGTGCGGACAAAGCAGCCGCTTCAAACCAAGCTGACACGATCGCAAAGATCAAAGAGCGTGGATATATAAGGATAGGCGTTTTCAGCGACAAACCGCCATTTGGCTACGTCGATAAAGACGGCAAAAACCAAGGCTATGACATCTACTTTGCAAAACGCATCGCAAAAGACCTGCTTGGCGATGAGAGCAAGGTTAAATTTGAGCTAGTCGAGGCTGCTGGCAGGGTCGAAGTGCTCACAGCTGACAAGGTCGATATCACGCTTGCAAATTTCACAAAGACGCCTGAGCGCGCGCAAGTTGTTGATTTTGCGCTTCCATATATGAAGGTCTCTCTTGGTATCGTTAGTCCAGAGGGCGCTGTGATAAAGAGCGTTGATGAGCTAAAAGATAAAACTTTGATCGTCAATAAAGGCACAACAGCAGACGCATTTTTTACAAAAAATTATCCTGATATCAAGCTTTTAAAGTATGATCAAAACACCGAAACTTTCGCAGCTTTGGTTGATAAAAGGGGTGCAGCTCTAGCGCATGACAATGCTCTACTTTTTGCCTGGGCAAAAGAGACTCCTGGCTTTGTCGTTGGCGTTGAGGCGCTTGGCGATGTGGATGTGATAGCTCCAGCTGTCAAAAAGGGCAACAAAGCCTTGCTTGATTGGCTAAATAACGAGATCATCGAGCTTGGAAAAGAAAATTTCTTCCACAAAGACTATGACGCAACACTAAAACCGATCTATGGCGACAGCGTAAATCCTGAATCTCTAGTCGTCGAAGGCGGCAAACTCTAA
- a CDS encoding TfoX/Sxy family protein, with the protein MNEFNEYVRDRFSEFGDIVIKSMMGGYLVYFNGKLIGDICNNELFLKRTPTSDRLLADSELRYPYNGSKTLMHVFEKFEDANLIGELLRGMYAELPEKKPAKAR; encoded by the coding sequence GTGAATGAATTTAATGAATATGTTCGCGATAGATTTTCTGAATTCGGCGATATTGTCATAAAATCCATGATGGGTGGATACCTTGTATATTTTAACGGTAAACTGATAGGTGACATTTGTAATAATGAACTGTTTTTAAAGAGAACGCCGACATCGGACAGACTTCTTGCAGACTCAGAACTACGTTATCCTTATAATGGCTCAAAGACGTTAATGCATGTATTCGAGAAATTTGAGGATGCGAATTTGATTGGAGAATTGTTGCGCGGCATGTATGCGGAACTGCCCGAAAAGAAACCAGCAAAAGCCAGATAA